In Sphingomonas sanxanigenens DSM 19645 = NX02, the following proteins share a genomic window:
- a CDS encoding ROK family protein has protein sequence MSDVDGALPLAGVELGGTKCICTLGHGPDAILAQEMVATTTPDGTLAAIAAILARWWQAQRFAALGIASFGPLDLDPASPAYGHILATTKPGWAMADVAGRLAAQWPVKVVFDTDVNGAALAECAWGVGRGLDDFAYVTVGTGVGVGLIVHGRPTRGLGHSELGHLRVPRLVTDTAPSGCPFHPDCVEGLAAGIGIAAALGGREIGEVPAGDPLWDRVTHALAMLCHALVCGTAPRRIAIGGGVIERQPHLLPRIAEALAASLNAYVAIPQTNFLVRPALGDQAGPLGAIALARRSLT, from the coding sequence GTGAGCGATGTCGATGGCGCACTGCCGCTGGCCGGGGTCGAGCTTGGCGGCACCAAATGCATCTGCACGCTCGGCCATGGCCCCGATGCAATCCTCGCGCAGGAGATGGTCGCCACGACCACTCCCGATGGGACGCTGGCGGCGATCGCCGCAATCCTCGCGCGATGGTGGCAGGCGCAGCGCTTCGCCGCGCTCGGCATCGCAAGCTTCGGTCCGCTCGACCTAGATCCCGCATCGCCTGCCTACGGCCATATCCTGGCGACGACCAAGCCCGGCTGGGCGATGGCCGACGTTGCCGGCCGGCTGGCGGCACAATGGCCGGTCAAGGTCGTTTTCGACACCGACGTCAACGGCGCTGCGCTCGCCGAATGCGCTTGGGGTGTGGGTCGCGGCCTCGACGATTTCGCCTATGTTACCGTCGGCACCGGCGTCGGCGTCGGGCTGATCGTCCATGGGCGGCCGACGCGCGGGCTCGGCCATAGCGAACTGGGTCATTTGCGGGTGCCCCGTCTCGTGACCGACACGGCTCCCAGCGGCTGCCCGTTTCATCCGGATTGCGTCGAGGGGCTTGCCGCGGGCATCGGCATTGCCGCTGCGCTCGGCGGCCGGGAGATCGGCGAAGTCCCCGCGGGGGATCCGCTCTGGGATCGGGTGACGCACGCGCTCGCCATGCTCTGCCATGCGCTCGTCTGCGGTACCGCGCCGCGCCGCATCGCGATCGGCGGAGGCGTGATCGAGCGCCAGCCGCACCTGCTGCCGCGCATTGCCGAGGCGTTGGCGGCCAGCCTCAACGCCTATGTCGCGATCCCGCAAACCAACTTTCTGGTCAGGCCGGCGCTGGGTGATCAGGCAGGGCCGCTCGGCGCCATCGCCCTTGCGCGTCGATCGTTGACTTAA
- a CDS encoding DUF3800 domain-containing protein, whose protein sequence is MTTIYLDESGFTGDDLLHDQQPHFVLASSLIGDQEAEAIMRRCFPRFQGPEFKFKVLWRRREVHRDGLRALAAELPAVADRAFLFIVDKRFALLGKMFDYLAEPMFRATGYDFYRDGYAMRYMNTVHRDVLRAGGANVYEEATARWNAFARAPSTTNLKALQNYLGEVAQTSAHPISTIFGMLSKGASFFEASNSDLSDFTDSNEIQVTSILSSITHWRQRESKDFDIVHDESTSFDSQQQLWSTITRADFASPPFRQANGTIVELPLRVRSTTAVNSETSPAIQFADLLAGLGAKFAHTSDSDKRDPFLIDLVKRGAGALTAGGVRPHDDYAVGGVPLRIGPDPLDTMADLLAPYFDGDKS, encoded by the coding sequence ATGACGACAATCTATCTGGATGAATCAGGCTTTACTGGCGACGATCTGCTTCACGATCAGCAGCCGCACTTCGTTCTCGCCTCGTCGCTCATCGGGGACCAGGAGGCGGAAGCGATCATGCGACGGTGCTTTCCCCGCTTTCAGGGGCCCGAGTTCAAGTTCAAGGTGCTCTGGCGCCGACGTGAAGTGCACCGCGACGGACTTCGCGCGTTGGCCGCCGAATTGCCAGCGGTAGCGGATCGCGCCTTCCTGTTCATCGTGGACAAACGGTTCGCACTACTTGGAAAGATGTTCGACTACCTAGCCGAGCCGATGTTTCGCGCGACCGGTTACGATTTCTACCGCGACGGCTACGCCATGCGGTACATGAACACTGTCCACCGCGATGTGCTGCGCGCCGGCGGAGCGAATGTTTACGAAGAAGCAACCGCCCGTTGGAACGCATTCGCACGCGCTCCGTCCACAACAAATTTGAAAGCGTTGCAAAACTATCTCGGCGAGGTCGCACAGACGTCGGCGCATCCAATCTCGACGATCTTCGGGATGCTCAGTAAGGGAGCCAGCTTTTTCGAGGCTAGCAACTCGGATCTCTCTGATTTCACGGACTCGAATGAGATCCAGGTTACCTCGATCCTGTCATCAATCACGCATTGGCGGCAGCGAGAGAGTAAGGACTTCGACATTGTTCATGACGAATCCACGAGTTTCGATAGCCAGCAGCAACTCTGGTCGACGATCACGCGGGCCGATTTTGCCTCGCCGCCCTTTCGGCAGGCTAACGGTACGATCGTTGAACTGCCTCTGCGCGTTCGATCGACGACTGCGGTTAACTCAGAGACGTCGCCGGCGATCCAGTTTGCGGACTTACTTGCAGGTCTGGGCGCCAAGTTCGCCCATACATCTGACAGCGATAAACGCGACCCCTTCCTGATCGACCTGGTAAAGCGCGGCGCTGGTGCGCTGACGGCGGGCGGCGTTCGCCCTCACGATGATTACGCGGTTGGCGGCGTGCCGTTGAGGATAGGTCCGGATCCACTTGACACGATGGCCGATCTCTTGGCGCCCTATTTCGATGGCGACAAGAGCTAG
- a CDS encoding endonuclease/exonuclease/phosphatase family protein: MIRTIAALALLSATVACSTPRPAPEARPPAAARPLKLASWNLEFLAEKDGTGCQPRTAADYQAMRAIVDGLDADVIAFQEAESVKAAERVFDPARYTIVMEERAGDPSGTCGGRHPEQQFIRQAVGFAIRKGIAFERRPDVTSLMLGNPQLRSGVDITIRPDGSAPLRLLGIHLKSGCFSGTDGNACPILLDQIPKLEAWIDDAARSPTRFAVLGDWNRRLALAGDPVWKEIDDADPANADLRLADDGTPPGCDPRYDSFIDHIVLDKRAGDAMVTFNETHYPDGGEHFSDHCPIMVTLK; encoded by the coding sequence ATGATCCGCACTATCGCCGCCCTCGCCCTGCTGTCCGCGACCGTCGCCTGCAGCACACCCCGGCCGGCTCCCGAAGCCCGACCGCCGGCAGCCGCCCGTCCGCTTAAGCTCGCAAGCTGGAACCTCGAATTCCTCGCCGAGAAGGACGGCACCGGCTGCCAGCCGCGCACCGCGGCCGACTATCAGGCAATGCGCGCGATCGTCGACGGCCTCGACGCCGATGTCATCGCGTTCCAGGAAGCGGAATCGGTGAAGGCCGCCGAGCGCGTGTTCGATCCGGCGCGCTACACGATCGTCATGGAAGAGCGCGCGGGCGACCCTAGCGGCACGTGCGGCGGCCGCCATCCCGAACAGCAGTTCATCCGCCAGGCTGTCGGCTTCGCGATCCGCAAAGGCATCGCCTTCGAGCGCCGCCCGGACGTCACCAGCCTGATGCTCGGCAACCCGCAGCTGCGCTCAGGCGTCGACATCACGATCCGGCCAGATGGCAGCGCCCCGCTCCGCTTGCTCGGCATCCATCTGAAGTCCGGATGCTTCTCGGGAACCGACGGCAACGCCTGCCCCATCCTGCTCGACCAAATCCCGAAGCTGGAAGCCTGGATCGACGACGCCGCGAGAAGCCCGACCCGCTTCGCCGTCCTCGGCGACTGGAACCGCCGACTTGCGCTTGCAGGGGATCCCGTTTGGAAAGAGATTGACGATGCCGATCCCGCCAACGCCGACCTTCGCCTCGCGGACGATGGCACGCCACCCGGCTGCGATCCCCGCTACGACAGCTTCATCGACCATATCGTCCTCGACAAGCGCGCAGGCGATGCGATGGTTACGTTCAATGAGACGCACTATCCCGACGGCGGCGAGCACTTCTCGGACCATTGCCCGATAATGGTCACCCTTAAATAG
- a CDS encoding MucR family transcriptional regulator gives MAARLAALSAHAVLGRYVLVASDLTDMTADIVINYVAHNELPIADVAGLITQVHGALAGLGAEPEAVAEPVHAAATTIRKSLADPAKIISMIDGKPYSTLTRHLSTHGLTPQAYRERYKLPVDYPMTAPEYSARRKELALAAGLGRKPAPPKVPEVKAGRRKLGIATKAEAAPKRMRAARAK, from the coding sequence ATGGCTGCGCGCCTGGCGGCGCTTTCGGCTCATGCGGTGCTAGGGAGATATGTATTGGTAGCGTCCGATCTGACTGACATGACGGCGGACATCGTCATCAATTATGTTGCGCATAATGAACTGCCGATCGCCGATGTCGCCGGGTTGATCACGCAGGTGCATGGCGCGCTTGCTGGTCTCGGTGCGGAGCCGGAAGCCGTTGCGGAGCCGGTTCACGCGGCCGCTACCACTATTCGGAAAAGCCTCGCCGACCCGGCGAAGATCATCTCCATGATCGACGGAAAGCCCTATTCGACATTGACGCGCCATCTGTCGACGCATGGCCTGACCCCGCAAGCTTATCGCGAGCGTTACAAGCTGCCCGTGGACTATCCGATGACGGCACCGGAATATTCGGCGCGCCGCAAGGAGCTGGCGCTGGCGGCCGGGCTGGGACGCAAGCCGGCACCTCCCAAAGTGCCGGAGGTCAAGGCGGGACGGCGCAAGCTGGGGATCGCGACGAAGGCCGAGGCCGCGCCAAAGCGTATGCGGGCCGCGCGCGCGAAATAG
- a CDS encoding RES family NAD+ phosphorylase — translation MAGATPTPDFARIRLDTATIAAGRTFGRIHRQAWPDPLGFGKHASRFSDPRRRVDANRFGVLYLGSTLKVCFLETIMRDQRDAVVGDLLIAEAEITDRLYSQVSVTQALTLIDLRGDAPVRMGIPSDVVRGRSQTLARRWSLAMHEHPDRIDGLIYPSRLNTEINLAIYDRAVAKLSPTSTQQLDRTPGISRLLDDFQVALT, via the coding sequence GTGGCTGGCGCCACGCCGACGCCCGACTTCGCAAGGATCCGCCTCGACACCGCGACGATCGCGGCGGGGCGGACTTTTGGTCGCATCCATCGTCAGGCCTGGCCCGACCCGCTTGGCTTCGGCAAGCATGCGAGCCGCTTCAGCGACCCACGCCGTCGGGTCGATGCAAACCGCTTCGGTGTTCTTTACCTCGGCTCGACGCTCAAGGTCTGCTTTCTCGAAACCATCATGCGCGACCAGCGGGATGCCGTGGTCGGCGACCTGCTGATCGCCGAAGCCGAGATCACCGACCGGCTCTATTCGCAGGTCAGTGTCACGCAGGCATTGACGCTTATCGACCTGCGCGGCGACGCGCCGGTGCGCATGGGCATCCCCAGTGACGTCGTCCGCGGTCGCAGCCAGACGCTCGCGCGCCGCTGGTCGCTGGCGATGCATGAGCATCCCGACAGGATTGACGGACTGATCTACCCTTCACGACTGAACACCGAGATCAATCTTGCAATCTATGATCGTGCGGTCGCGAAGCTGTCACCGACAAGTACGCAGCAACTCGACCGTACCCCCGGCATCAGTCGCCTCCTCGACGATTTCCAGGTAGCTTTGACCTGA
- a CDS encoding DUF7146 domain-containing protein — MSLIANPPTQELIDLVHALGGEWAGRTAMCRCPAHADSDPSLSLRQGDHGLLVHCFAGCAPDDVLRELARIRVVPGAESPPAGAPSRRSNVQRLWNEARDVRGTLAERYLRHRHFDDIPPDLRFHPRCPLHPRPHTVFLPAMLVAVRERTQLVALQRIFLDPVTARYSRKVMLGHPAAGAWQGGRPRDTLAIAEGFETAHAFTILHDIPCWAALGGRLDQIIFPERITRLLIAEDNDGPGRAAGTRVIERHSRTDLSIERCPPPRHLGDWADVLDARHMRP; from the coding sequence ATGTCGCTGATCGCCAATCCACCGACCCAGGAACTCATCGATCTCGTCCACGCGCTCGGCGGTGAATGGGCTGGTCGCACAGCGATGTGCCGCTGTCCGGCGCATGCGGACAGTGATCCGAGTCTGTCACTCCGCCAGGGCGATCACGGACTCCTCGTTCATTGCTTTGCCGGCTGCGCGCCTGACGACGTGCTGCGCGAACTGGCGCGGATCCGCGTGGTTCCAGGAGCGGAGTCGCCGCCCGCTGGCGCGCCGTCGAGGCGCTCCAACGTCCAGCGGCTCTGGAACGAGGCTCGCGACGTCCGTGGAACGCTTGCCGAACGCTACCTGCGCCACCGGCACTTCGACGATATCCCGCCGGACCTCCGCTTTCATCCGCGCTGCCCGCTGCACCCGAGGCCGCACACGGTTTTTCTTCCGGCGATGCTCGTAGCGGTGCGCGAGCGGACGCAACTTGTGGCGCTGCAGCGGATCTTCCTCGATCCGGTGACAGCGCGCTACTCGCGCAAGGTGATGCTGGGACATCCCGCTGCCGGGGCCTGGCAGGGCGGACGCCCGCGCGACACGCTCGCTATCGCCGAGGGCTTCGAGACCGCGCACGCGTTCACGATTCTCCACGATATCCCGTGCTGGGCGGCTTTAGGCGGTCGACTGGACCAGATCATCTTTCCGGAGCGCATCACGCGACTTCTCATCGCCGAGGACAATGACGGACCGGGCCGCGCCGCCGGCACGCGCGTCATCGAGCGACACAGCCGGACCGACCTGAGCATCGAACGCTGCCCACCACCGCGCCACTTAGGCGACTGGGCGGACGTGCTTGATGCGCGTCACATGCGCCCCTGA
- a CDS encoding strawberry notch-like NTP hydrolase domain-containing protein, protein MTDLFDAPARPFAHAGALIRAALAGDAPIPRATLNEAMSTAFGGSDADGRWTQRDSFEALELALAMHLAGTAAPLSADCLVPILSLAERLPTQTVRSETQMAWHQFSTPIDLAGVAALLAAPKPDDVVLEPSAGNGLLATQLGRVASLHLNEIDADRRDRLAIAFPTAKISGHDGAVINATLADIVRPTLILMNPPFSRSIGRGDDDYAAVRHLQAALKLLAPHGRIVAIMPDWFGPTGRMRDLFQATLRDMTLRTALRLEKCYGKHGTSIAVRLYVIDKAAGAHARETLQRDSVAALLDGLRIPLRLTPASVSSAPTPVRKAVSLFGAAKAAKISAPVVRKPAAHNDAVLPVGYKALETPAPLLDQVGLYLPYRPSRIAFGTAGEHPTALVESIAMGSIPAPIPDYVPRLPERTVTERLLSAAQLETVIYAGQAWSQFLPGRFEPAKEGVGLVLAEDGRAYRKGFFLGDGTGAGKGRQIAACILDNRLKGRRRNIIVTKNEPLLEDARRDVSALGGSAADIQPISNWSIDEPIRLDDGTLFVSYPTLRSMRAEHSRLQQILDWAGPDFDGVIAFDEAHEMGGVAGGEGALGPKTGSLQGICGVRLQNALPEARILYASATGASDVNNLAYAVRLGLWGPQTAFADRERFIADIRAGGIAAMEVVARDLKAMGLYLARALSFAGVEYDVLRHELTPEQIAIYNTYCDAWAVVNRDMEAALGQTGVVDTLAGNTLNSGAKAAARSRLYSTMQRFFGQVLLSMKLPTVIAAIETHLAAGQSVVLQLVSTAESILDRRLAALSADERADLEFDLSPVDYMLDYCRRAFPIRQMRVFKDDTGTVRSEPMSDDDGNPVYNPEAIAAREALIEHICALPPIASALDGIIGHFGKDMVAEITGRSRRLVVNAHGQQQLESRSPRASLADATAFMDGTKRALIFSDAGGTGRSYHASLDCRNQQQRVHFLLEPGWRADRAVQGLGRTHRTHQASAPLFRPVTTDCKGELRFTSTIARRLDALGALTRGQRQTGGQNLFDPADSRVGAAPCGAAPP, encoded by the coding sequence ATGACCGACCTCTTCGACGCGCCTGCGCGCCCGTTCGCGCACGCCGGCGCCCTGATCCGCGCCGCGCTCGCCGGCGACGCCCCCATTCCACGCGCCACGCTGAATGAAGCGATGAGCACGGCCTTCGGCGGGTCCGACGCGGATGGTCGCTGGACGCAGCGCGACAGTTTCGAAGCGCTCGAGCTGGCGCTGGCGATGCATCTGGCGGGCACAGCTGCGCCACTGTCCGCAGATTGCCTGGTGCCGATCCTGTCACTCGCCGAACGGCTGCCGACGCAGACGGTGCGCAGCGAGACGCAGATGGCGTGGCATCAGTTCTCGACGCCGATCGATCTCGCCGGCGTCGCCGCCCTGCTCGCCGCGCCGAAACCCGACGATGTCGTACTCGAACCAAGCGCCGGCAACGGCCTGCTTGCCACCCAGCTCGGTCGGGTGGCATCGCTCCATCTGAACGAAATCGATGCCGATCGCCGCGATCGCCTCGCGATCGCCTTCCCGACGGCGAAGATCAGCGGCCACGACGGTGCCGTCATCAACGCCACGCTGGCCGACATCGTACGCCCGACCCTGATCCTGATGAACCCGCCCTTCTCGCGCTCGATCGGCCGCGGCGACGACGACTACGCCGCAGTCCGCCACCTGCAGGCGGCGCTGAAGCTGCTGGCGCCACATGGCCGCATCGTTGCGATCATGCCCGACTGGTTCGGACCTACGGGTCGGATGCGCGACCTTTTCCAAGCCACCCTCCGCGACATGACGCTGCGCACCGCGCTGCGGCTCGAGAAGTGCTACGGCAAGCACGGCACCTCGATTGCGGTCCGCCTCTACGTCATCGACAAGGCCGCCGGCGCGCACGCGCGCGAGACTCTGCAGCGCGATTCCGTGGCCGCACTGCTCGATGGGTTGCGGATTCCGCTGCGTCTCACACCGGCGTCGGTCTCGAGCGCTCCGACGCCGGTTCGCAAGGCGGTGTCGCTGTTCGGCGCTGCCAAGGCGGCGAAGATCTCAGCGCCCGTCGTGCGCAAACCTGCCGCGCACAACGATGCCGTGCTGCCCGTCGGCTACAAGGCGCTGGAAACGCCGGCGCCGCTGCTCGACCAGGTTGGGCTCTATCTGCCTTACCGTCCGAGCCGGATCGCCTTCGGGACCGCCGGCGAGCATCCGACCGCGCTTGTTGAATCGATCGCGATGGGCTCGATCCCGGCGCCGATCCCGGACTATGTTCCGCGCCTGCCCGAACGCACGGTCACCGAGCGGCTGCTCTCGGCTGCCCAGCTCGAAACCGTGATCTACGCCGGCCAGGCATGGTCGCAATTCCTGCCGGGTCGCTTCGAGCCTGCGAAGGAAGGCGTTGGCCTGGTCCTCGCCGAGGACGGCAGGGCCTATCGCAAGGGATTCTTCCTTGGTGACGGCACCGGCGCCGGCAAGGGCCGGCAGATCGCCGCCTGCATCCTCGACAACCGGCTCAAGGGGCGCCGCCGCAACATCATCGTGACCAAGAACGAACCGCTGCTCGAGGACGCACGTCGCGACGTCAGCGCGCTCGGCGGCAGCGCGGCGGACATCCAGCCGATCTCCAACTGGTCGATCGACGAGCCGATCCGCCTCGACGACGGCACCTTGTTCGTAAGCTATCCGACCCTGCGGTCGATGCGGGCCGAGCATAGCCGGCTCCAGCAGATCCTCGACTGGGCAGGGCCGGACTTCGACGGCGTCATCGCCTTCGACGAGGCGCATGAGATGGGCGGCGTCGCCGGGGGGGAGGGGGCGCTCGGTCCCAAGACCGGCTCGCTGCAGGGCATCTGCGGGGTGCGGCTGCAGAACGCCCTGCCGGAGGCGCGGATCCTCTACGCCTCCGCGACCGGGGCCTCCGACGTCAACAACCTCGCCTATGCCGTGCGGCTTGGGCTGTGGGGGCCGCAGACGGCGTTCGCCGATCGCGAGCGCTTCATCGCCGATATCCGCGCCGGCGGCATTGCCGCGATGGAAGTCGTCGCTCGCGACCTGAAGGCCATGGGCCTCTATCTCGCGCGTGCGCTGAGTTTCGCCGGTGTCGAATATGACGTGTTGCGCCACGAACTGACGCCCGAACAGATCGCGATCTACAACACCTACTGCGACGCCTGGGCGGTGGTGAACCGCGACATGGAAGCGGCCCTCGGCCAGACCGGTGTCGTCGATACGCTCGCTGGCAACACGCTCAACAGCGGCGCCAAGGCCGCGGCGCGGTCGCGCCTCTATTCGACCATGCAACGCTTCTTCGGCCAGGTGCTGCTCTCGATGAAACTGCCGACGGTGATCGCGGCGATCGAGACCCATCTTGCCGCCGGCCAGTCGGTCGTGCTGCAGCTGGTCTCGACCGCGGAATCGATCCTAGATCGTCGACTCGCTGCCTTGTCGGCCGACGAACGCGCTGACCTCGAGTTCGATCTCTCGCCGGTCGACTATATGCTCGACTATTGCCGGCGCGCCTTCCCGATCCGCCAGATGCGCGTCTTCAAGGATGATACCGGCACCGTTCGATCCGAGCCGATGTCCGACGATGACGGCAATCCGGTCTACAACCCGGAAGCGATCGCGGCGCGCGAAGCACTGATCGAGCATATCTGCGCGCTTCCGCCGATCGCTTCGGCGCTCGACGGTATCATCGGCCATTTTGGCAAGGACATGGTTGCCGAGATCACCGGGCGTTCGCGCCGGCTCGTCGTTAACGCACACGGCCAGCAGCAACTCGAAAGCCGATCGCCACGTGCCTCGCTCGCGGACGCCACCGCCTTCATGGACGGCACCAAGCGTGCGCTGATCTTCTCGGACGCGGGCGGCACGGGCCGTTCCTACCACGCGTCCCTCGATTGCAGGAACCAGCAGCAGCGCGTCCACTTCCTGCTCGAGCCCGGTTGGCGCGCCGATCGGGCGGTGCAGGGGCTCGGCCGCACGCACCGCACCCACCAGGCAAGTGCGCCGCTGTTCCGCCCCGTCACCACGGACTGCAAGGGCGAACTGCGCTTCACCAGCACGATCGCGCGGCGGCTCGATGCGCTGGGCGCGCTCACCCGCGGCCAGCGCCAGACCGGCGGCCAGAACCTGTTCGACCCCGCGGACAGTCGGGTAGGTGCGGCCCCTTGCGGAGCCGCACCCCCCTAA
- the ltrA gene encoding group II intron reverse transcriptase/maturase has translation MTVMKMAGAASHGKPDWNQINWRKVRQTVRRLQVRIAKAVKEGRWGRVKALQRLLTTSFSGKALAVKRVTENQGKRTPGVDRIIWNSPGKKVRGISSLKRRGYRPQPLRRVFIPKANGKLRPLGIPTMIDRAMQALHLLALLPIAETTADPNSYGFRPYRGARDAIGRCFLALKGKGTAEWVLDADISGCFDNISHDWLITNIPMDKVILRKWLTSGYMQDGELRETRAGTPQGGIISPTLANMTLDGMEAVLQRHFGHKYRYRNPDPKVFLVRYADDFVITGSSLEVLEIAKALIVDFLAERGLSLSAEKTRVVRVEEGFDFLGWTARRTKGKLFITPARKNVAALLRKIRTIIKAATSMTHGELIDRLNPIIRGWATYHRNQVASRTFTKVDHAIWELLWRWACRRHPHKPRQWVKDKYFPRLGTRNWVFRAVTTDHAGQTTLVRLFQAADLAIRRHVKIRADANPFDPIWDSYFVTRRSHPTGPTFRSSPPSPL, from the coding sequence ATGACGGTCATGAAAATGGCTGGTGCGGCCTCCCACGGGAAGCCGGACTGGAACCAGATCAACTGGCGTAAAGTGCGACAGACCGTGCGACGGCTGCAGGTGCGTATCGCGAAGGCAGTGAAGGAAGGCCGCTGGGGCCGGGTGAAAGCCCTGCAACGGCTGCTGACTACCTCGTTTAGCGGCAAGGCACTTGCCGTGAAGCGGGTCACCGAAAATCAAGGAAAGAGGACGCCCGGGGTGGACCGGATCATCTGGAACTCGCCGGGCAAGAAAGTCAGGGGAATATCGTCGCTCAAACGGCGAGGCTATCGTCCTCAGCCGCTGAGACGGGTTTTCATACCCAAGGCAAACGGTAAACTTCGTCCGCTCGGCATACCCACAATGATCGACCGCGCCATGCAGGCACTTCACCTGCTGGCGCTCCTACCGATCGCCGAGACCACCGCGGATCCGAACTCATATGGCTTCCGGCCATACCGAGGCGCCCGCGATGCCATCGGCCGCTGCTTCCTCGCACTGAAAGGCAAAGGGACTGCGGAATGGGTGCTCGATGCGGATATCTCCGGATGCTTCGACAACATCAGCCACGACTGGCTTATCACCAACATCCCTATGGACAAAGTGATACTCCGGAAATGGCTGACCTCGGGCTACATGCAGGATGGTGAACTGCGCGAGACGCGGGCGGGCACTCCGCAAGGAGGCATTATCTCGCCCACCCTCGCAAATATGACCTTGGATGGGATGGAAGCGGTACTTCAACGCCACTTTGGCCACAAATACCGTTACCGGAACCCCGATCCCAAGGTCTTCTTGGTGCGTTACGCCGATGACTTCGTGATAACCGGCTCATCCTTGGAAGTGCTGGAAATTGCGAAAGCTCTGATCGTGGATTTTCTGGCGGAGCGAGGCTTGTCCCTGTCTGCCGAGAAAACCCGCGTCGTGCGAGTCGAGGAAGGGTTCGACTTCCTCGGTTGGACCGCGCGCAGGACGAAGGGGAAACTCTTCATCACGCCAGCCCGCAAAAACGTGGCTGCGCTTCTGCGCAAAATCCGAACGATCATCAAGGCTGCCACCAGCATGACGCACGGGGAACTGATAGATCGGCTCAATCCCATCATCCGGGGGTGGGCCACCTATCATCGCAACCAAGTGGCAAGTCGCACCTTCACCAAGGTCGATCATGCCATCTGGGAGCTCCTCTGGCGGTGGGCCTGCCGCAGGCACCCCCATAAGCCGCGCCAATGGGTGAAGGACAAATACTTCCCCCGCCTTGGCACGCGCAACTGGGTGTTCCGGGCAGTTACGACTGACCACGCTGGACAAACTACGCTCGTGCGGCTGTTCCAAGCCGCCGATCTAGCCATCCGTCGTCACGTCAAAATCCGGGCGGACGCCAATCCGTTCGACCCCATCTGGGATAGCTACTTCGTCACACGGCGAAGCCATCCCACTGGGCCGACGTTTAGGTCCTCCCCGCCCAGCCCTCTCTGA
- a CDS encoding strawberry notch C-terminal domain-containing protein: MSKTPFKQLLKRLHVAHLESEYAVAALHNWYQLLVAGKLTSTNLDDFQYRSGLELLDKDGVLKEDLPPIQRWLNRLLALPIALQNAIFDEFLSLVETRVDAAREAGTLDVGVETMIVEEATIIDDVILRTDPLTGATSHLLHIEIGIRRKPVSADRILRLADTIEGATTMFNTQSHMVALRMPARSLMEESDGTLIPRFEMMRPTRSDYHRAIAMQESAWEPIGRDDFITLWRAEADEAANTLHREHIRIATGLLLPIWSALKGSSSVKRVAAADGRSWLGRIVHDGDVQALYSALGLGTFTLPPAEIACAVIGGRSIDVERPFRMTFRRALVNRSQRIEILNCPADQLAWLKSLGAFTEIIGFRTRVFVPVDQAEAILTRILA; encoded by the coding sequence ATGAGTAAAACTCCTTTCAAACAATTGCTTAAGCGACTTCACGTCGCACATCTGGAGAGCGAATATGCGGTTGCCGCGCTTCACAACTGGTATCAACTGCTCGTCGCCGGCAAGCTCACCAGCACAAATCTTGACGACTTCCAGTATCGCAGCGGGCTCGAGCTCCTCGACAAGGATGGCGTTCTCAAGGAAGACCTGCCGCCGATCCAGCGCTGGCTCAACCGCCTGCTCGCACTGCCGATCGCGCTGCAGAACGCGATCTTCGACGAGTTCCTCTCGCTGGTCGAAACCCGCGTCGACGCCGCGCGCGAGGCCGGCACGCTCGATGTCGGCGTCGAGACGATGATCGTCGAGGAGGCCACGATCATCGACGACGTCATCCTGCGCACCGATCCGTTGACGGGGGCCACCTCGCACCTCCTTCACATCGAGATCGGCATCCGGCGAAAGCCTGTGTCCGCGGACCGCATTCTGCGGCTCGCCGATACGATCGAAGGCGCGACGACGATGTTCAACACCCAGTCGCACATGGTCGCGCTGCGGATGCCCGCACGCTCGCTGATGGAAGAGAGCGACGGGACGCTGATCCCGCGCTTCGAGATGATGCGGCCGACCCGCAGCGACTATCATCGCGCAATCGCGATGCAGGAATCGGCATGGGAGCCGATCGGCCGTGACGACTTCATCACATTGTGGCGCGCCGAGGCGGATGAAGCCGCCAACACGCTCCATCGCGAGCACATCCGGATCGCGACCGGCCTGCTCCTGCCGATCTGGTCCGCGCTGAAGGGCAGCAGCAGCGTCAAGCGCGTCGCGGCTGCTGACGGCCGCTCCTGGCTCGGCCGGATCGTCCATGACGGCGACGTGCAGGCGCTCTACAGCGCACTCGGCCTTGGCACGTTCACGCTGCCGCCCGCCGAGATCGCCTGCGCGGTGATCGGCGGCCGCAGCATCGATGTCGAGCGGCCATTCCGCATGACGTTCCGCCGCGCGCTGGTGAACCGGTCGCAGCGCATCGAGATCCTCAACTGTCCGGCCGACCAGCTTGCCTGGCTCAAGTCGCTGGGCGCCTTCACCGAGATCATCGGTTTCCGCACCCGCGTCTTCGTTCCGGTCGACCAGGCCGAGGCGATCCTCACGCGGATCCTCGCCTGA